In Trifolium pratense cultivar HEN17-A07 linkage group LG7, ARS_RC_1.1, whole genome shotgun sequence, a genomic segment contains:
- the LOC123899143 gene encoding uncharacterized protein LOC123899143 yields the protein MNSTVSRAWAAAASVGVVEALKDQGICRWNHTLKSVHNHLKNNVRSFSQAKKFSSSSSSAMVSNSSKQKENAKQSEESLRTVMYLSCWGPN from the coding sequence ATGAATTCAACAGTAAGCAGAGCATGGGCAGCTGCAGCTAGTGTTGGAGTTGTGGAAGCATTGAAGGATCAAGGAATATGTAGATGGAATCATACACTAAAATCAGTTCAtaatcatttgaaaaataatgtcAGATCATTTTCTCAAGCAAAGaaattttcatcatcatcttcttctgcCATGGTTTCTAATTCAAGCAAACAAAAAGAGAATGCAAAGCAATCAGAGGAATCTTTAAGGACAGTCATGTACTTAAGTTGTTGGGGTCCTAATTAA